In Aureibaculum algae, the following are encoded in one genomic region:
- a CDS encoding ORF6N domain-containing protein, whose protein sequence is MGEKSQHNIVPKEVITSRILIIRDQKVIIDRDLAELYHVETKRLNEQVKRNQNRFPLNFMFQLTKEEKDEVVAKCDHLENLKFSSYLPFAFTEHGILMVANVLNSDRAIGVSIQIIEAFVKMREIFTDNLNLKLEIEQIKKKLSNHDKNIELVFNYLDELIDKNEEPRNRIGYKK, encoded by the coding sequence ATGGGAGAAAAATCACAACATAACATAGTTCCTAAAGAGGTAATAACTAGTAGAATCCTCATCATTAGAGATCAAAAAGTAATTATTGATCGTGATTTGGCAGAACTTTACCATGTTGAAACCAAGCGTCTGAATGAACAGGTTAAGAGAAACCAAAATCGTTTTCCTCTTAATTTTATGTTTCAATTGACTAAGGAAGAAAAGGACGAGGTGGTCGCAAAATGCGACCACCTAGAAAATTTAAAATTTTCTTCTTATTTACCATTTGCTTTTACAGAACATGGAATATTGATGGTAGCTAATGTATTAAATAGTGATAGGGCAATTGGCGTGAGTATTCAGATTATAGAGGCCTTTGTCAAAATGCGTGAAATATTCACTGATAACTTAAACTTAAAACTCGAAATAGAACAAATAAAGAAAAAACTATCAAATCACGATAAAAATATAGAATTGGTTTTTAACTATTTGGATGAGCTAATTGATAAAAACGAAGAACCAAGAAATAGAATAGGGTATAAAAAATAA